Proteins from one Arthrobacter sp. DNA4 genomic window:
- a CDS encoding peptidoglycan bridge formation glycyltransferase FemA/FemB family protein, with protein sequence MSARIQKYRNRAQTRLDTAPLREFTARFATAEEIENWDKHVTANPNGGNMLQSAAYASVKNGSGWKVRFLVLEGRGNASYNLVLEKSFPVLGRLWYLIKGPDLAGAADLGGALEACAQLVRSSKLRVFTIKVEPDIIDSAEAQQELAAAHLAKAPNIQSNDSTALLDISGTEEEVFKAISSRARNAIRRAEREGCQVVRQEQGPETYRALYDLMANTVNAKGSMPLRSYDYYERFWDEFCNRGQGNFFFAYEDGKPSVGAFVINYGGKATYKDGGSTQNRKQYGDSHLVQWAAIRRMQALGCTEYDFCGTPPAARIKDKTHNLYGMGMFKTSFTKTVTDFVGCHDYILSPLRHRLWVNGGEKVFRRIETARTGQQFY encoded by the coding sequence ATGTCCGCACGCATCCAGAAGTACCGAAACCGCGCACAAACCCGATTGGACACGGCCCCCTTGCGAGAATTCACCGCACGTTTTGCCACAGCCGAGGAAATTGAAAACTGGGACAAGCACGTCACGGCCAACCCGAACGGCGGCAACATGCTGCAGTCCGCTGCCTATGCATCGGTCAAGAACGGAAGCGGCTGGAAAGTCCGGTTCCTGGTGCTGGAAGGCCGCGGGAACGCCAGCTACAACCTGGTGCTGGAAAAAAGCTTCCCCGTCCTGGGACGGCTCTGGTACCTCATCAAGGGCCCCGACCTGGCAGGGGCAGCAGACCTGGGAGGTGCCCTCGAAGCGTGCGCGCAGCTGGTCCGCAGCAGCAAGCTGAGGGTCTTCACCATCAAGGTGGAACCTGACATCATCGACTCAGCCGAAGCGCAGCAGGAACTGGCAGCCGCCCACCTGGCCAAAGCCCCCAACATCCAGTCCAACGATTCCACCGCCCTGCTGGATATCTCCGGCACGGAAGAGGAAGTCTTTAAAGCCATCTCTTCCCGGGCCAGGAACGCAATCCGGCGCGCAGAGCGCGAGGGCTGCCAGGTGGTCCGGCAGGAACAAGGACCGGAAACCTACCGGGCCCTGTACGACCTGATGGCCAACACCGTCAACGCAAAGGGTTCCATGCCCCTGCGCAGCTATGACTACTACGAGCGGTTCTGGGACGAGTTCTGCAACCGCGGCCAGGGCAACTTCTTCTTCGCCTACGAGGACGGAAAACCCAGCGTGGGTGCCTTCGTCATCAACTACGGGGGCAAGGCAACGTACAAGGACGGCGGTTCCACCCAGAACCGCAAGCAGTACGGGGACTCGCACCTGGTGCAGTGGGCGGCCATCCGGCGAATGCAGGCACTTGGCTGCACGGAGTACGACTTTTGCGGCACTCCGCCGGCTGCGCGCATCAAGGACAAGACCCACAACCTCTACGGGATGGGCATGTTCAAGACCAGCTTCACCAAGACGGTCACCGACTTTGTGGGCTGCCACGACTACATCCTGTCCCCGCTCCGGCACCGGCTCTGGGTCAACGGTGGAGAGAAAGTGTTCCGCCGGATCGAGACCGCACGAACCGGGCAGCAGTTCTACTGA
- a CDS encoding TspO/MBR family protein, protein MRPDGEQSTASAGSGGKPYSAGVQAAALAGFLLASLVVAALGGLASAANVTGWYAAADKAPWSPPNGVFGPVWTALYAAMALAAWLVWRKRTDGTRQAMVVYAIQLALNLTWTPVFFALYPALGTAALWLGLAIIVALVAAVTVTVLHFGPISRTAGLLLLPYISWLVFAASLNWWAATHN, encoded by the coding sequence ATGAGGCCGGATGGGGAACAGAGCACCGCTTCCGCGGGAAGCGGAGGGAAGCCGTACAGCGCCGGGGTGCAGGCGGCCGCGCTTGCCGGTTTCCTGTTGGCGTCCCTGGTAGTGGCGGCGCTGGGCGGGTTGGCATCGGCGGCCAATGTCACGGGCTGGTATGCAGCCGCGGACAAGGCCCCCTGGTCGCCGCCCAACGGAGTGTTCGGTCCGGTGTGGACCGCCCTCTATGCGGCAATGGCCCTCGCAGCGTGGCTGGTATGGCGCAAACGTACCGATGGGACACGGCAGGCCATGGTGGTTTACGCCATCCAACTGGCCCTCAACCTCACCTGGACCCCGGTCTTTTTCGCCCTTTACCCGGCTCTTGGCACGGCGGCCCTGTGGCTGGGACTGGCCATCATCGTGGCCCTGGTTGCCGCGGTTACGGTAACGGTGCTGCATTTCGGTCCGATCAGCCGGACCGCAGGACTGCTCCTGCTGCCCTACATCTCATGGCTGGTGTTCGCTGCCAGCCTTAATTGGTGGGCGGCAACGCACAATTAG